The proteins below are encoded in one region of Ereboglobus luteus:
- the ftsY gene encoding signal recognition particle-docking protein FtsY, giving the protein MFGLFKKFKDGLSKTVTAIASKTAALFGGKPIDASSLETLEEALYTADFGVETTEEILQEIQSAYKKDKTLRGQQAAEIGAAVLRRVLAGSEGRLEDTPPSTADDGAPNPTVIAMIGVNGSGKTTTSAKLAWRLREDNKTVVLAACDTFRAAAVEQLKTWAARLELDIVASHTGADSAAVAYDAWQAAKARKRDVLIVDTAGRLHTKANLMEELAKIRRVLQKNDPSAPQHRWLVVDGSLGSNSIQQAKVFHESFNLTGLVLTKLDGTSRGGAIVGIYRQLKLPIYFLGFGEQPEDLQPFSIDNYVNAVFGLENGN; this is encoded by the coding sequence ATGTTTGGTTTATTTAAAAAATTCAAAGACGGCCTTTCGAAAACCGTCACGGCCATTGCCTCGAAAACAGCCGCGCTTTTTGGCGGCAAACCAATCGACGCCTCATCGCTGGAAACGCTGGAGGAGGCGCTTTACACGGCGGACTTCGGAGTCGAGACAACCGAGGAAATTTTGCAGGAAATTCAGTCCGCCTACAAAAAGGACAAGACGCTCCGCGGACAGCAGGCGGCCGAAATCGGCGCGGCGGTTTTGCGCCGTGTGCTCGCCGGCTCCGAGGGACGCCTTGAGGACACGCCGCCGTCCACCGCCGACGACGGCGCGCCGAATCCCACGGTCATCGCCATGATCGGCGTCAACGGCTCCGGCAAAACCACCACGTCGGCCAAGCTCGCGTGGCGCTTGCGCGAAGACAACAAAACCGTCGTGCTCGCCGCGTGCGACACCTTCCGCGCCGCCGCCGTTGAGCAGCTCAAAACCTGGGCCGCGCGTCTTGAGCTCGACATCGTCGCGAGCCACACCGGCGCCGATTCCGCGGCCGTAGCCTATGACGCATGGCAGGCGGCGAAGGCGCGCAAGCGCGACGTCCTCATCGTCGATACCGCCGGGCGCCTCCACACCAAGGCGAATCTCATGGAGGAACTTGCGAAAATCCGCCGCGTGCTCCAGAAAAACGACCCGTCCGCGCCGCAACATCGCTGGCTTGTTGTCGATGGCAGCCTCGGTTCCAATTCGATCCAGCAGGCGAAAGTTTTCCATGAAAGTTTCAACCTCACCGGCCTCGTGCTCACGAAACTTGACGGCACCAGCCGCGGCGGCGCGATTGTGGGAATCTACCGCCAGCTCAAGCTCCCCATCTATTTCCTCGGTTTCGGCGAGCAACCCGAAGACCTCCAGCCCTTCTCAATCGACAACTACGTGAACGCAGTCTTCGGCTTGGAGAATGGGAATTAA
- a CDS encoding NAD(P)H-dependent oxidoreductase codes for MSHILIINGAKRFAHSEGRLNNTLTEVAETFLRANGHDIQVTHVDQGYDIEAEVGKILWADSLIYQMPGWWMGPPWIIKKYIDDIFTAGHGKLYASDGRSRHSDAKYGSGGLVKNKHYMLSVTWNAPVEAFDDPAQFFGGVGVDGVYLPVHKANQFLGMSPLPTFMCNDVIKQPDIETDIARYQDHLRKVFCS; via the coding sequence ATGTCGCACATACTTATTATCAACGGCGCAAAGCGATTTGCGCATTCCGAAGGCCGGCTGAACAATACGCTCACGGAAGTCGCGGAGACGTTCCTTCGCGCGAACGGGCACGATATCCAAGTCACCCATGTCGATCAGGGCTACGATATCGAGGCCGAGGTCGGCAAAATCTTGTGGGCCGACTCGCTCATTTACCAAATGCCCGGCTGGTGGATGGGGCCGCCGTGGATCATCAAAAAATACATCGACGACATATTCACCGCCGGGCACGGCAAGCTCTACGCAAGCGACGGGCGCAGCCGTCACTCCGACGCCAAATACGGTTCCGGAGGACTCGTCAAAAATAAGCACTACATGCTCTCCGTGACTTGGAACGCGCCCGTGGAGGCATTTGATGATCCCGCGCAATTTTTCGGGGGAGTGGGCGTGGACGGCGTGTATTTGCCCGTTCACAAGGCCAACCAATTCCTCGGCATGTCGCCACTGCCCACCTTCATGTGCAACGACGTCATCAAGCAGCCCGATATCGAAACCGACATCGCCCGCTATCAAGATCACCTGCGCAAGGTTTTCTGTTCCTGA
- a CDS encoding GIY-YIG nuclease family protein produces MAERITNDDLELLDKLGVEVESEPASGRTPKEQRIIAGFEEIEHFFEAHGRLPQHGEDRDIFERLYAVRLERIRDSVECLGILEPLDKHGLLGKKNEPEACCVNEDSSDAALLESLGVDGQQSEISQLVHVRSREEIKAAEEVARRTLCADFDHFKPMFEKVQQELTDGSRQTLKYQDNAEVNQGDMFILDGQKILVASVGASFVNDYGRPDRRLRVIYDNGTESDLLVRSLQRALNKDKTSRRITKPDHGPLFSDQTEEDDVATGCVYVLRSKSDHPFVAQNRNVLHKIGVTGGDVKNRIANAKKDPTYLLADVEIVATFKLANINREKLEALLHKFFASARLDVELKDRFGTNIEPREWFLVPFSVIEEAIEKLKDGSIEDYRYNPERAQIVKRNK; encoded by the coding sequence ATGGCTGAACGCATCACAAACGACGATCTTGAGTTACTGGACAAACTCGGTGTGGAAGTCGAGTCCGAGCCCGCCAGTGGACGCACTCCAAAGGAACAACGTATCATCGCAGGTTTCGAGGAAATCGAACACTTTTTCGAAGCGCACGGACGCCTGCCCCAACATGGCGAAGATCGAGATATATTTGAACGGCTCTATGCCGTGAGGTTGGAACGCATTCGCGACTCAGTAGAGTGTCTCGGAATTTTGGAACCCTTGGACAAACACGGGCTGCTCGGAAAAAAAAATGAACCCGAGGCTTGTTGCGTAAACGAGGATTCAAGTGATGCGGCCTTGCTGGAATCGCTGGGAGTGGACGGGCAACAGAGTGAAATCAGCCAACTTGTGCATGTGCGTTCTCGTGAAGAAATCAAAGCCGCTGAGGAGGTTGCTCGGCGCACCCTCTGCGCGGATTTCGACCACTTCAAACCCATGTTTGAGAAGGTGCAGCAAGAGTTAACCGATGGCTCTCGACAAACCCTCAAATATCAAGACAACGCCGAGGTTAATCAGGGAGACATGTTTATCCTCGATGGACAAAAGATACTGGTCGCGAGCGTGGGAGCATCGTTTGTGAATGACTACGGACGTCCCGACCGCCGCCTCCGTGTAATATACGACAATGGCACCGAAAGCGACCTCCTCGTCCGTTCACTTCAACGTGCTTTGAACAAGGACAAAACAAGCAGACGTATCACAAAACCTGATCATGGCCCGCTTTTCTCTGATCAAACAGAGGAGGACGACGTCGCAACCGGCTGTGTTTATGTATTGCGAAGCAAATCCGATCATCCCTTCGTCGCTCAAAATCGCAACGTGCTGCACAAAATTGGCGTCACTGGCGGCGATGTAAAAAACCGCATCGCAAACGCCAAGAAGGATCCAACTTACCTTTTGGCGGACGTAGAGATCGTGGCCACTTTTAAGCTGGCAAACATCAATAGGGAAAAACTGGAAGCATTGCTTCATAAGTTTTTTGCCAGCGCACGTCTAGATGTGGAATTGAAGGATCGCTTTGGGACGAATATTGAGCCGCGTGAATGGTTCCTCGTTCCATTTTCCGTGATTGAGGAGGCCATCGAAAAACTGAAAGACGGTAGCATTGAAGATTACCGCTATAATCCCGAACGTGCGCAAATCGTGAAAAGGAACAAATGA
- a CDS encoding DEAD/DEAH box helicase, whose amino-acid sequence MKENIPSVSVTYARNGRSMKSNELGMRPMQERAYQKRGEQYLLIKSPPASGKSRALMFIALDKLQNQKIKQAVIVVPERTIGASFRDEPLSQHGFWADWKVEPRWNLCDAPGTDGGKVEAVKKFLESSDKTMVCTHATFRFAVERFGVEVFDDRLVAVDEFHHVSANPDNRLGDHIRQFMARDKAHIVAMTGSYFRGDAEAVLHPDDEAKFDTVTYTYYEQLNGYEYLKQLDIGYYFYAGSYTDEILKVLNPDEKTIVHIPNVNSKESTKDKVREVEHIIEELGEWQGTDLQTGFQRVKTAAGKVIKIADLVDDEPAKRDKVLASLRDPAQKDNREHVDIIIALGMAKEGFDWIWCEHALTVGYRSSLTEIVQIIGRATRDAPGKARARFTNLIAEPDATESAVAEAINDTLKAIAASLLMEQVLAPRFEFKPKNPNNAPTSGFDYGEGGYDPNKCNVGVNPETGKIQMEIKGLVEPKSPEATRIVQEDLNELITTFVQDKQAIERGMFDHELVPEELTQVRMGKIVKEKYPLLADEDQEAVRQHAIAALNFVQQAKKALADENTHESKNTALIDGVRKFALSVTELDIDLIDRINPFGEAYAILAKSMTEERLKQVEQIIVGRRSTLTLEEARDLAKRALRFKHEKGRLPSLSAMDPWEKRMAEGIAFLQRKVKENDNG is encoded by the coding sequence ATGAAAGAAAACATTCCTTCCGTTTCAGTCACCTACGCCCGCAACGGGCGTTCGATGAAGTCCAACGAACTCGGCATGCGCCCGATGCAAGAGCGCGCCTACCAAAAACGAGGCGAACAATATCTGCTTATCAAATCGCCGCCGGCATCAGGCAAAAGTCGCGCGCTCATGTTCATCGCGCTCGACAAGCTTCAAAATCAAAAAATCAAGCAGGCGGTCATCGTCGTGCCCGAACGAACCATCGGAGCGAGCTTTCGCGATGAACCGCTAAGCCAGCACGGTTTTTGGGCGGACTGGAAAGTCGAACCCAGATGGAACCTGTGTGACGCACCAGGAACCGACGGTGGCAAAGTTGAGGCGGTGAAGAAGTTTTTGGAGAGTTCCGACAAGACGATGGTCTGCACCCACGCAACCTTTCGCTTCGCGGTCGAACGTTTCGGGGTGGAGGTTTTCGACGACCGTTTGGTTGCGGTGGACGAGTTTCACCACGTTTCGGCAAATCCCGACAATCGTCTCGGCGACCATATCCGCCAGTTCATGGCTCGCGACAAAGCCCACATCGTGGCGATGACCGGCTCTTACTTCCGAGGCGACGCCGAGGCCGTGCTGCACCCCGACGACGAAGCCAAGTTCGACACCGTCACTTACACCTACTACGAGCAACTCAACGGTTACGAATATCTCAAACAACTTGACATCGGTTACTATTTCTACGCTGGCAGCTATACCGATGAGATTCTCAAAGTGTTGAATCCGGATGAAAAAACCATCGTGCACATCCCCAACGTGAATTCAAAGGAGAGCACGAAGGATAAGGTTCGCGAAGTGGAGCACATCATCGAGGAGCTCGGCGAATGGCAAGGCACCGATCTACAAACCGGATTTCAACGCGTGAAGACCGCCGCCGGCAAGGTGATCAAAATTGCGGACCTCGTGGACGACGAACCGGCCAAACGCGACAAGGTGCTAGCATCTCTTCGCGACCCCGCGCAGAAGGATAACCGCGAGCACGTGGACATCATCATCGCGCTCGGCATGGCCAAGGAAGGCTTTGACTGGATTTGGTGCGAACATGCGCTGACTGTCGGTTACCGTTCGAGCCTTACCGAGATCGTGCAAATCATCGGGCGAGCCACGCGCGACGCTCCCGGCAAGGCTCGCGCCCGCTTCACCAATCTCATCGCCGAACCCGACGCCACAGAAAGCGCGGTCGCTGAAGCGATCAACGACACACTCAAAGCCATCGCCGCAAGTCTGTTGATGGAACAAGTGCTGGCTCCGCGATTTGAGTTCAAACCCAAGAATCCAAATAATGCACCGACTTCCGGCTTCGACTATGGCGAGGGCGGTTATGATCCCAACAAGTGTAACGTGGGCGTGAATCCCGAAACGGGAAAAATCCAAATGGAAATCAAGGGACTTGTGGAGCCCAAGAGCCCCGAAGCCACACGGATTGTTCAGGAAGATTTGAACGAACTCATCACCACTTTCGTCCAGGATAAACAGGCCATCGAACGCGGCATGTTTGACCATGAACTCGTGCCGGAGGAGCTTACCCAAGTGCGCATGGGAAAAATCGTGAAAGAGAAATATCCGTTGCTTGCCGACGAAGATCAGGAGGCCGTGCGGCAACACGCTATCGCCGCGCTCAATTTTGTGCAGCAGGCCAAAAAAGCGTTGGCTGATGAAAACACTCACGAGTCAAAAAATACCGCGCTCATTGACGGCGTTCGTAAGTTTGCCCTTTCGGTAACGGAGCTCGACATTGATTTGATTGACCGCATCAACCCTTTTGGCGAGGCTTATGCGATCCTCGCGAAATCAATGACAGAGGAACGGCTGAAACAGGTTGAACAAATCATCGTCGGACGTCGCTCCACTTTGACGCTTGAAGAAGCGCGTGACCTCGCAAAACGCGCCCTGCGCTTCAAACATGAGAAAGGTCGCCTCCCCTCGCTTTCCGCCATGGATCCGTGGGAAAAACGAATGGCCGAGGGCATCGCATTCCTGCAAAGAAAAGTGAAGGAAAACGACAATGGCTGA
- a CDS encoding class I SAM-dependent DNA methyltransferase, which produces MNAVEIEEAVSRLAEAPFDIGEFPYAFLEAFGNKETTIRRLRTGNTNQSDIGGVLQRNNIHIKTCAVGEVPATLATLRGSPKTTAQKAKFILATDGSEFQAENLVDGSTVACAYPDFHDHFGFFLPLAGITTVRQISENAFDIKATGRLNRLYIELLKENPDWDTEARRADLNHFMARLIFCFFAEDTSIFHGEQLFTATIDQMSARDSSNTHEVISELFRAMNTPVRNKCREAAGIKSWANSFPYVNGGMFSDSVEVPRFSKIARSYLLHIGNLDWTKINPDIFGSMIQAVADDEERGALGMHYTSVPNILKVLNPLFLDDLRARLDEAGDNARKLLNLRQRIARIRVFDPACGSGNFLVIAYKEMRSIEAVINERRGERERKSDIPLTNFRGIEIRHFSCEIARLALIIAKYQCDVLHRGQQLALAEFLPLEAANWITRGNALRLDWLSVCPPTNKGVKLRADDLFETPLEQAEIDFENEGGETYICGNPPYLGSKWQSSEQKEDLKDIFGPDTDNWKSLDYVSGWFMKAAEFSKYSPSDSAFVATNSICQGLQVPMLWPLLFAKGVKIAFAYTSFKWANLATHNAGVIVVIVGLSQRNSTDKRIYSSDSDNNIVEKRTDHINAYLVAGSHVEIKQCRIPISNLAPMLFGNMPRDGGSFILSTSERDVVLKTHPEISAFIRPYLGSEQMIQGKPRWCVWIEDNQREYAERHPFLSTVLKRVREFRLKSSASSTRAYAQKPHRFVQIAGTAKKHSLAIAKVSSEKRPYLPVDLLNADVIVSDLLFAIYDAPLWNMSLIMSRMHIVWIGTVCGKMKTDFRYSNTLGWNTFPVPRLTEINKKELTCCAENILLARESHYPATIADLYDPDQMPKNLKFAHEANDEVVERIYIGRKFKNDSERLEILFRNYENKE; this is translated from the coding sequence ATGAATGCCGTTGAAATCGAAGAAGCAGTGTCCCGTCTCGCCGAAGCCCCATTTGACATCGGCGAGTTTCCTTATGCCTTCCTCGAAGCTTTCGGAAACAAGGAAACCACGATCCGCCGACTTCGCACTGGCAACACCAACCAGTCCGACATCGGCGGCGTCCTTCAGCGAAATAACATTCACATCAAAACCTGCGCTGTCGGTGAAGTGCCTGCCACGCTTGCAACCTTGCGCGGAAGCCCGAAGACCACCGCGCAAAAGGCCAAGTTTATTCTCGCGACCGACGGCTCCGAATTTCAGGCCGAGAATCTCGTCGATGGTAGCACCGTCGCCTGCGCCTACCCCGATTTTCACGACCATTTCGGTTTTTTTCTTCCGCTTGCCGGCATTACCACCGTCCGGCAGATCAGCGAAAACGCTTTTGATATCAAGGCCACCGGTCGCCTGAACCGCCTTTATATTGAGTTGCTCAAGGAGAATCCCGACTGGGACACCGAGGCTCGGCGCGCCGATCTCAACCACTTCATGGCGCGGCTGATTTTCTGCTTCTTTGCCGAGGATACCTCCATTTTTCACGGTGAACAGCTCTTCACCGCAACGATTGATCAGATGAGCGCACGAGACTCCTCCAATACCCACGAGGTGATTTCCGAGTTATTTCGCGCGATGAACACCCCCGTTCGGAATAAGTGTCGCGAGGCGGCAGGCATCAAGAGCTGGGCGAACAGCTTCCCTTACGTAAACGGCGGCATGTTTTCCGACAGCGTGGAGGTGCCGCGTTTTTCCAAAATCGCCCGTTCCTACCTTCTCCATATCGGTAACCTTGACTGGACAAAGATCAATCCCGACATCTTCGGCTCCATGATTCAGGCCGTAGCGGACGACGAAGAACGCGGCGCGCTCGGCATGCACTACACCAGCGTGCCCAACATCCTCAAGGTTCTCAATCCGCTCTTTCTCGACGATCTCCGCGCCCGCCTCGACGAGGCCGGGGACAATGCGCGCAAACTCCTCAACCTCCGCCAGCGCATCGCCCGCATCCGCGTCTTCGACCCCGCGTGCGGTTCGGGCAATTTTCTCGTCATTGCCTACAAAGAAATGCGTTCCATCGAAGCCGTCATCAACGAGCGACGTGGCGAGCGCGAGCGCAAATCCGACATTCCGCTCACCAACTTTCGCGGCATCGAGATCCGCCACTTCTCCTGCGAAATCGCCCGCCTCGCCCTCATCATCGCCAAGTATCAATGCGACGTGCTCCATCGAGGACAACAACTCGCCCTTGCCGAGTTCCTCCCGCTCGAAGCCGCCAACTGGATCACTCGCGGCAACGCCCTGCGCCTCGATTGGCTTTCCGTCTGCCCGCCCACAAACAAAGGTGTGAAACTCCGTGCCGATGATTTGTTCGAAACGCCGCTCGAGCAAGCCGAGATTGATTTTGAAAACGAAGGCGGTGAAACGTATATTTGCGGGAACCCGCCTTACTTGGGAAGCAAATGGCAATCCAGCGAGCAAAAGGAGGACTTGAAGGATATTTTTGGGCCAGACACTGACAATTGGAAATCACTAGACTACGTATCGGGCTGGTTCATGAAAGCAGCTGAATTTAGCAAGTATTCTCCGAGTGATAGTGCTTTCGTTGCGACCAACTCTATATGTCAGGGACTCCAAGTTCCGATGCTTTGGCCCCTTCTGTTTGCGAAGGGTGTCAAAATCGCTTTTGCATACACTTCGTTTAAGTGGGCGAACCTAGCAACACACAATGCTGGAGTTATCGTTGTAATCGTTGGGCTTTCACAACGAAATTCGACGGATAAGCGTATTTACTCAAGCGATAGTGATAATAATATCGTGGAAAAACGGACAGATCACATTAATGCTTATCTTGTAGCTGGTAGTCATGTAGAAATTAAGCAATGCCGAATCCCGATCTCTAATCTCGCCCCCATGCTTTTTGGAAACATGCCTCGGGATGGAGGTAGTTTCATCCTTTCGACTTCGGAAAGAGATGTGGTTCTCAAAACTCATCCTGAAATATCTGCCTTTATCCGTCCCTACTTAGGTTCTGAACAAATGATTCAAGGCAAACCTCGTTGGTGCGTTTGGATCGAGGACAATCAGAGAGAGTATGCTGAACGACATCCTTTTTTATCTACTGTCCTAAAGCGTGTTCGGGAGTTTCGCCTCAAAAGTAGCGCCTCTTCTACTCGCGCCTATGCACAGAAACCGCATCGCTTCGTTCAAATAGCCGGCACAGCGAAAAAACACTCTCTTGCCATTGCGAAGGTTTCGTCAGAAAAGAGACCTTATTTGCCAGTCGATCTTCTCAACGCGGACGTGATTGTCAGCGACCTGTTGTTCGCTATTTATGATGCGCCTCTGTGGAATATGTCATTAATTATGTCACGCATGCATATCGTCTGGATCGGCACTGTATGCGGGAAAATGAAAACGGATTTTCGCTATTCGAACACATTAGGATGGAATACATTTCCTGTTCCTCGACTAACGGAAATAAACAAAAAAGAACTCACCTGTTGCGCTGAAAATATATTGTTAGCGCGTGAATCACATTATCCAGCGACAATAGCCGATCTCTACGACCCAGATCAAATGCCGAAAAACCTTAAATTTGCTCACGAAGCAAATGATGAGGTTGTTGAACGAATCTATATTGGCCGCAAGTTCAAGAATGATAGTGAGAGACTAGAAATTCTTTTTAGAAATTATGAAAACAAAGAATAA
- a CDS encoding carbon-nitrogen hydrolase: MKVTLGLLQHACVASPAANLKKTLALAEQAARKGAKIICTQELFRSQYFCQSENHDYFKLAEPIDGPTTKAFQKLAKKHAVVIVASLFEKRASGLYHNTAVIIDADGSLLGIYRKMHIPDDPLFYEKFYFTPGDTGFRAWETRYGKIGVLICWDQWYPEGARLTAMQGAEILFYPTAIGWHPSEKAEYGINQHGAWETIQRSHAVANGCYVASINRIGHEVIDGVGGDGIEFWGQSFVAGTSGQILAKASTNKEEILLVPVDLDKVDVTRTHWPFLRDRRIDAYENLTKRFID; the protein is encoded by the coding sequence ATGAAAGTCACACTCGGACTCCTCCAGCACGCCTGTGTCGCCAGCCCCGCGGCGAACCTCAAAAAAACGCTCGCCCTCGCCGAGCAGGCCGCCCGCAAAGGCGCGAAAATCATCTGCACGCAGGAACTCTTCCGCTCGCAGTATTTTTGCCAGAGCGAGAACCACGACTATTTTAAGCTCGCCGAGCCCATCGACGGCCCCACAACCAAGGCGTTCCAGAAACTCGCCAAAAAACACGCCGTCGTAATCGTCGCCTCGCTCTTTGAAAAACGCGCCTCCGGCCTTTACCACAACACCGCGGTCATCATCGACGCCGACGGCTCGCTCCTCGGCATCTACCGCAAGATGCACATTCCCGACGACCCGCTCTTCTACGAAAAATTCTACTTCACGCCCGGCGACACCGGTTTCCGCGCCTGGGAAACCCGCTACGGCAAAATCGGCGTCCTCATTTGTTGGGACCAATGGTATCCCGAAGGCGCGCGACTCACGGCCATGCAAGGCGCCGAAATACTCTTCTACCCGACCGCCATCGGCTGGCACCCGTCAGAAAAAGCCGAATACGGCATCAACCAGCACGGCGCGTGGGAGACGATCCAGCGCTCGCACGCGGTGGCCAACGGCTGCTACGTCGCCTCAATCAACCGCATCGGCCACGAAGTGATCGACGGTGTCGGCGGAGACGGCATCGAGTTCTGGGGCCAAAGTTTCGTGGCCGGCACCAGCGGCCAAATCCTGGCGAAAGCGAGCACCAACAAAGAAGAAATCCTCCTAGTCCCCGTCGATCTCGACAAAGTGGACGTAACCCGCACCCACTGGCCCTTCCTCCGCGACCGCCGCATCGACGCGTATGAGAATCTGACGAAGCGGTTTATCGATTGA
- a CDS encoding L,D-transpeptidase, producing the protein METWETITKNCARLGIKPAERILLVRIDTQTMQFFRAGALVRGYTISTSKRPPSNIKNSLGTPRGLHEIAERIGAGQPPGMVFKARRPTGFHFSEPAAREAGAATTALVTTRILWLRGLEPGVNLGGDVDSHDRYIYIHGTNREDLIGTPQSAGCIVMRNLDIIDLYDQVRAGDQVLIV; encoded by the coding sequence ATGGAAACGTGGGAAACGATAACTAAGAACTGCGCGCGGCTTGGCATCAAGCCCGCAGAACGAATTTTGCTCGTGCGCATCGACACGCAGACAATGCAGTTCTTTCGCGCCGGCGCGCTCGTGCGCGGCTACACGATTTCCACGTCAAAACGCCCGCCCTCAAACATCAAGAACTCGCTCGGCACACCGCGCGGCCTGCATGAAATCGCCGAGCGCATCGGCGCGGGCCAGCCGCCGGGAATGGTTTTCAAAGCGCGCCGCCCGACGGGTTTTCATTTCAGCGAACCCGCCGCGAGGGAAGCCGGTGCCGCCACGACCGCGCTCGTCACCACGCGCATACTCTGGCTGCGCGGACTCGAGCCGGGCGTGAACCTCGGCGGCGACGTGGACAGCCACGATCGCTACATCTACATCCACGGCACGAACCGCGAGGACCTCATCGGCACGCCGCAAAGCGCTGGCTGCATCGTGATGCGCAACCTCGACATAATAGACCTCTACGACCAAGTGCGCGCGGGCGACCAGGTGTTGATCGTGTAG
- a CDS encoding aspartate-semialdehyde dehydrogenase translates to MNPSLTVGIVGATGAVGQELVRLMHERNFPFTTLRLFASARSAGRTIEHSGKKYVVEEAKPGVFAGVDLAFFAAGGSVTRALAGDAVKAGCLVIDKSSALRQEPDIPLVIPEINPEKLRAHKGIIANPNCSTAVMLMGLWPLHQLFGVKRVIISTYQSVSGTGAEAVRELEDQVQAHVAKQPLVKKVYPYQIAFNCIPHIDTFDDTGYTGEETKMAMESRKIMGLPGLKVSATTVRVPVVRAHSISVCAEFERSVDVEKARAAVAAFPGAELVDDPANKKYPTPVDFAEKVKCGVGRIRKDTAFENGLSFWVSGDNLWKGAALNAVQNAELMIRENLLKPQQG, encoded by the coding sequence ATGAATCCATCACTCACAGTTGGCATCGTCGGCGCGACCGGCGCGGTTGGTCAAGAACTCGTGCGTCTCATGCACGAGCGCAATTTCCCGTTCACCACGCTGAGGCTCTTCGCCTCGGCGCGTTCCGCGGGCAGGACAATCGAGCACAGCGGCAAAAAATATGTCGTTGAGGAAGCCAAGCCGGGCGTGTTCGCCGGGGTGGATCTGGCGTTTTTCGCGGCTGGCGGCTCCGTGACGCGCGCGCTGGCGGGCGACGCGGTGAAGGCCGGTTGCCTCGTGATCGACAAGAGCTCCGCGCTTCGCCAGGAGCCGGACATCCCGCTCGTGATTCCCGAAATCAACCCCGAGAAACTGCGCGCGCACAAGGGCATCATCGCCAATCCGAATTGCTCGACCGCCGTCATGCTCATGGGCCTGTGGCCGCTGCACCAGTTGTTCGGCGTGAAGCGCGTGATCATTTCGACCTACCAGTCCGTGTCCGGCACGGGCGCGGAGGCGGTGCGCGAGCTCGAGGACCAAGTGCAGGCGCATGTGGCGAAGCAGCCGCTCGTGAAAAAAGTTTATCCGTATCAAATCGCGTTCAACTGCATCCCGCACATCGACACCTTCGACGACACCGGCTACACCGGCGAGGAGACGAAGATGGCGATGGAGAGCCGCAAGATCATGGGCCTGCCCGGGCTGAAAGTCTCGGCGACGACCGTGCGCGTGCCGGTGGTGCGCGCGCATTCGATTTCCGTGTGCGCGGAGTTTGAGCGTTCCGTTGATGTCGAGAAGGCTCGCGCGGCGGTGGCGGCGTTCCCGGGCGCGGAGCTCGTCGATGATCCGGCGAACAAGAAATATCCGACGCCGGTTGATTTTGCGGAAAAAGTGAAATGCGGCGTGGGTCGCATCCGCAAGGACACCGCGTTTGAAAACGGCCTTTCGTTCTGGGTGAGCGGCGACAATCTCTGGAAAGGCGCCGCGCTCAACGCCGTGCAAAACGCCGAGCTGATGATCCGCGAAAACCTGCTCAAGCCGCAACAAGGCTGA